The region CGGCGCCGATTTCCAGGCGATCGTCGAAGCGTTCGATGCGCTTCATCTCGGCGACGTTGCCGACGTAGATCATCACCGGCAAGGTGCGGTGGAACTGGGTGACTTCCAGCGCCAGGTCCGTGCCGCCGGCCAGCAGCCGGGCCTGTGGATAAGCGTCGTAGAGGTCGGCCAGATCAGCGACGGTCAGCGGCACCAGGCAGCGCTTGTCGCCACTGTTGAGTTCGCCGATGTCGGTGGGGGCGATGGACTTGAGGCGAGCGATGGTCTCGGCTTCACGGGCGTCGAACTGATCCGGCTGCTTGGCGCAGCAGGACTGTTCGGCGGCCTGGAGGATCGGCCGATAACCGGTGCAGCGGCAAAGATTGCCGGCCAGCGCTTCGTGAGCTTTATGAGAATCGGGCTCGTCGCTGTTTTTTTGCAGCGCGAACAGCGACATCACGAAGCCTGGGGTGCAGAAGCCGCATTGCGAACCGTGGCACTCGACCATGGCTTTTTGCACGCTGTGCAGTTCGCCCTTGTACTTGAGGTCTTCGACGCTGATCAATTGTTTGCCGTGCAATGACGAAACGAACGTCAGGCACGAGTTGAGGCTGCGATAGCGAATGTGTTCGCGGCCGTCGTCATCCGTTTGCAGCTCGCCGACCACCACGGTGCACGCGCCGCAGTCACCGCTGGCGCAGCCTTCTTTGGTGCCGGGTTTGCCCACATGGTCGCGCAAGTAATTGAGCACGGTCAGGTTCGGGTCCAGGGCGTGCTCGCTACGGAGTTCCTGGTTTAGTAAAAACTGGATCACGGAAGGCCTCGCAGACTCATTATTGTTGTTAACCGATTTGAACCGAATTTATCAGGTCTGACTTTTCGGTCAATGGTTTTCTGACTTAAAGGTCAGGAAATCAGTTTTTCTCGATGAACAACGCGTTCCATCAGTATTGACCCTCACGGGATAGCCTGCTTTTTGCTTAATTCGTGCCAAAACCGCCGGGTGGGCACTCCGCCATGACGTACCAATTGCGCTACACTGCGCCGCTTGTGCAGATCGAAGAGTTTGAAGGACAACCATGACGTTCAAGGCGCCGGACAGCCTCGCCGAGCAAATTGCTCACCACCTCGCCGAACGTATCATTCGCGGCGAAATGAAGCCGGGAGAGCGCATCCAGGAACAGAAGGTCACGCTGGCCCTCAATGTCAGCCGCGGTTCGGTCCGTGAGGCCTTGCTGATTCTCGAGCGCCGCCACCTGATCGCGATACTGCCGCGACGTGGCGCCCATGTCACCGAACTCACCGCGCACAAGGTCCAAAGCCTGTGCACGCTGATGAGCGAGTTGTACATCCTGCTCGGCAATGCCGTGGCTACGGGCTGGCAAGTCCAGGCCGACCTGGCGCCGTTCGTGCAGATCCAGCAGCGCCTGGCGTCCAGCTACGAGCGTCAGGACATCCGCACGTTCGTCGACGACAGCTTCAGTGTGATGCGCGCCGCGTATCCGTTCGCCAACAACCCGTACTTGCAGGAAACCGTCGAGAATCTGCAGCCGGCCATGAGCCGCGCGTATTTCCTCGCCCTGGAACAGCGCAAGGCCGAGATGAGCGAGTTTCTGGAGTTGTTCGAACGCTTGCTCGCAGCGGTGATCGCCCGTGACTTTCCGCAGATTCGCGAAGTGCTGACGGCATATGCCCAGCGCAGTAGCGATCTGGTGGTTTCTGCCCTGACGGACGCTTAAGCGTGCGGCTCAAGTGCATCAAGCTGGCGGGGTTCAAATCCTTCGTCGACCCGACCACGGTGAACTTCCCCAGTAACATGGCGGCGGTGGTCGGGCCCAATGGTTGCGGCAAGTCGAACATCATCGACGCCGTGCGTTGGGTGATGGGCGAGAGTTCGGCCAAAAACTTGCGTGGCGAGTCGATGACCGACGTCATCTTCAACGGCTCCACCAGTCGTAAGCCGGTGAGCCAGGCGAGCATCGAACTGGTGTTCGACAACTCCGACGGCACGCTGCTCGGCGAATACGCCGCCTATGCGGAAATCTCCATTCGCCGCAAAGTGACCCGCGACAGCCAGACCACTTACTACCTCAACGGCACCAAATGCCGTCGTCGCGACATCACCGACATCTTCCTCGGCACCGGCCTGGGTCCGCGCAGCTACTCGATCATCGAGCAGGGGATGATCTCCAAGCTGATCGAATCCAAACCCGAAGACCTGCGTAACTTTATTGAAGAGGCGGCGGGGATCTCCAAGTACAAGGAGCGCCGGCGTGAGACTGAAAACCGCATCCGCCGCACCCATGAAAACCTGGCCCGCCTGTCTGACTTGCGTGAAGAGCTTGAGCGTCAGCTCGAGCGCTTGCACCGCCAAGCCGAGTCCGCCAGGAAGTATCAGGAATACAAGGGCGAAGAGCGTCAGCTCAAGGCCCAACTGTCGGCCCTGCGCTGGCAGGCGTTGAACGAACAGGTCGGTCAGCGCGAAGCGATCATCGGCACTCAGGAAATCACCTTTGAGGCCCTGGTCGCCGAGCAACGTAACGCCGATGCGGCGATTGAACGCCTGCGTGACGGTCACCACGACCTCTCCGAGCGCTTCAATCTGGTGCAAGGGCGCTTCTATTCGGTCGGTGGCGACATCGCCCGCGTCGAGCAAAGCATCCAGCACGGTCAGCAGCGTTTGCGTCAGTTGCAAGATGATCTGAAAGAAGCCGAGCGCGCACGTCTGGAAACCGAATCGCACTTGGGCCACGACCGCACCTTGCTGTTGACCCTCGGCGAAGAGCTGGACCTGCTCACGCCGGAACAGGAAGTCACCAGCGCCGCGGCCGAAGAAGCCGCCGCTGCGCTGGAAGAATCCGAAACCACCATGCACGGGTGGCAAGAGCAGTGGGACACCTTCAACCTCACGGCCGCCGAGCCGCGTCGTCAGTCTGAAGTGCAGCAGTCGCGCATCCAGCAGCTGGAAACCAGCATGGAGCGTTTGGCTGATCGCCAGAAGCGTCTGGGCGAGGAGCGCACGTTGCTCTCGGCGGACCCGGAAGACGCGGCGATCATGGAACTCAGCGAGCAGCTCGCTGAATCCGAAGCGACGCTTGAGGACTTGCAAACCAGTGAAGAAGCTCAGGTCGAAAAGCTTGAACAGCTGCGTCAGGAATTGCAGCACGCATTGACCGCGCAGCAACAAGCCCAGGGTGATTTGCAGCGCCTCAATGGTCGTCTCGCGTCCCTTGAAGCCTTGCAGCAAGCCGCGCTCGATCCGGGCACCGGCACCGCCGAATGGCTGCGTGAACAAAACCTGGCAGACCGTCCGCGCCTGGCCGAAGGCCTGAAGGTAGAAGCGGGTTGGGAGCTGGCGGTGGAAACCGTGCTCGGCGCCGACCTGCAAGCGGTGCTGGTGGATGACTTCGGCGATTTCGATCTGGCCGGGTTTGCCCAGGGCGATCTGCGCTTGCTCAGCCCCGCCAGCGAGGGCGTGCGCGTGGCCGGTAGCTTGCTCGACAAGGTCGAGGCGCAGATCGATCTGTCGCCGTGGCTGGGGCAGGTCAAACCGGTGGAAAGCCTTGAGCAGGCCTTGGCTTTACGCGCTCAATTGGCGCCCGGCGAAAGCTTGATCAGTCGTGACGGTTACTGGGTCGGTCGGCACTTTTTACGTGTGCGTCGGGCCAGTGAAGCGGAAAGCGGCGTGCTTGCCCGTGGCCAGGAAATCCAGCGCCTGGGCCTTGAACGCGAAGAGCGCGAAACTTCGGTCGAAACGCTGGAAACCCAACTTCAAAATCTCAGGGCGCAACAGCGTCAGCAAGAAAACGGTCGCGAACATTTGCGCCGTCTGTTGCAAGACGAAGCCCGTCAACAAGGTGAATTGAAAGCCCAGTTGTCCGCCGGTAAAGCCAAGGCTGAACAACTGACCCTGCGCCGCACTCGTCTCGATGAAGAGCTCACCGAGCTGAGCGAGCAGCGGGCGCTGGAACACGAAAACATCGGCGAAGCGCGCCTGCAATTGCAGGACGCCCTCGACAGCATGGCGCTGGACACCGAGCAGCGCGAGTTGCTGCTGGCTCAGCGCGACAGTTTGCGCGAGCGCCTCGATCGGGTGCGACAGGAAGCCCGGCAGCATAAGGATCATGCGCATCAACTGGCGGTGCGTCTGGGTTCGCTCAAGGCGCAACATGACTCGACGCGTCAGGCGCTGGAACGGCTGGAGATGCAGTCCGAGCGCCTGACCGAGAAGCGCGAGCAACTGAGTCTGAATCTGGAGGAGGGCGAGGCGCCGCTGGAAGAGCTGCGCCTGAAGCTCGAAGAATTGCTCGACAAGCGCATGACCGTCGACGAAGAACTCAAGACTGCGCAAATGGCCATGGAAGATGCCGACCGCGAATTGCGTGATGCCGAGAAGCGCCGCAACCAGGCCGAGCAACAATCGCAATTGATCCGTGGCCAACTCGAACACCAGCGCATGGAATGGCAAGCCCTGACCGTGCGCCGCAAGACCCTCGAGGATCAGTTACTGGAAGACGGCTACGACCTCCACGGCGTGATCGCGACCCTGGTGGCCGAAGCCAACGAAAAAGAGGCTGAGGAAGAGTTGGAGCGCATTGCCGCACGTATTGCGCGTCTTGGTGCGATCAACTTGGCGGCCATTGACGAATACACGCAACAATCCGAGCGCAAACGTTATCTGGATGCGCAGAACGACGATCTGGTGGAAGCGCTGGATACCCTGGAAAACGTGATTCGCAAGATCGATAAGGAAACCCGCAACCGCTTCAAAGATACCTTTGATCAGATCAATGCCGGTATTCAGGCACTTTTCCCAAAAGTTTTCGGTGGAGGGCGCGCGTATTTGGAACTGACGGGCGAAGATCTACTCGATACAGGGGTAACGATCATGGCGCAGCCGCCAGGAAAGAAGAACAGCACCATCCATTTGCTCTCCGGTGGCGAAAAAGCCCTGACTGCTCTGGCCCTGGTTTTTGCGATCTTCAAGTTGAACCCGGCGCCGTTCTGCATGCTCGATGAAGTTGACGCGCCATTGGATGACGCTAACGTTGGACGCTATGCACGACTGGTCAAAGAGATGTCGCAGACGGTGCAGTTCATCTACATCACCCACAACAAGATCGCCATGGAAATGGCCGATCAACTGATGGGGGTGACGATGCACGAGCCGGGTTGCTCACGCTTGGTAGCAGTGGATGTCGAGGAGGCGATGGCGATGGTGGATGCCTGAGTCGCTGGCTGTAGGGCAAGTATTTATGTGCTGTAGGCTTATTTACTTTCTCTTTACTTGCTGGCCAATCGACATATTCGCTGAAGCCATTGTGACAGACGGTGTAAAGTTGCCTTTGGTCGTGCTAGTTTAATGTCAATTTTTCGTATACGTGGGCAAAACGCCTGTCAGAACATAGAGTTGGCGCCACGTTTTAAAGCGGTTTGCACGTTGTAAACCCCTTATTTTCCAGCATTTTTTATAGAGGCACGGGATTACATGGAAATCGGTCTGCGCGAGTGGCTGATCGTCATCGGCATTATTGTCATTGCCGGTATTCTTTTCGATGGCTGGCGTCGCATGCGCGGCGGCAAGGGAAAACTTAAATTCCGCCTTGACCGAAGTCTGTCCAACCTGCCGGACGAGGACACCAGCGCCGAGCTGTTGGGCCCGCCACGGGTGCTGGATACTCATAAGGAGCCGCAACTGGATGAGCACGATCTGCCGTCCGTGAGCATGCCGGCCCGGGAACCTCGTGAGTCGGGCTCCAAGCGCGGCAAGCGTGGCCATGGCGAACCTTCCCAGGGCGACATGAACCTCAGCCTCGACCTGGACGGCGGCCCGAGCTTCAGCAGCCGTGACGACGATTTCCCGGATGACGCCAAGTCCGCGCCATCGGTCAGCGAAAAAGATCAGCCGCAAGCCGAAGAAGTGCTGGTGATCAGCGTGATTTGCCGCGACGCCGCCGGCTTCAAAGGCCCGGCGCTGTTGCAGAATATTCTGGAAAGCGGCCTGCGTTTCGGCGAGATGGATATTTTCCATCGCCACGAAAGCATGGCGGGTAACGGCGAAGTGCTGTTCTCCATGGCCAATGCGGTCAAGCCGGGCATCTTTGATCTGGACGACATCGACCACTTCAGCACTCCGGCGGTGAGCTTCTTCCTCGGCCTGCCAGGCCCACGTCATCCGAAGCAAGCCTTCGACGTGATGGTGGCTGCGGCACGCAAGCTGTCCCAGGAACTGAACGGCGAATTGAAAGACGACCAGCGCAGCGTGCTGACCGCTCAGACCATCGAGCATTACCGTCAGCGCATCGTTGAATTCGAACGTCGCGCCCTGACCCAGAAGCGCTAGAGTCAAAAGGGCTGTTGTGGCGAGGGGCTTGCCCCCGTTGGGCTGCGAAGCGGCCCCAGAACCATTCAGCCTGTTTTGCCAGATGGGGCACGATCACAGGATTTGCGACTGCTTCGCAGCCGAACGGGGCAAGCCCCTCGCCACATAGTGCAAGCCTTTAGGCTATCGTGATTAGAAGATTGAGCAGCCTCGGCTGCTCTTTTGCTTTATGAGAGAACACCCATGACCGCCGTCAAAAACCGCATTCTAGAGCTGCGCGCTGAGCTGGATCAGCACAACTATCGCTATCACGTGATGGACGAGCCGAGCATTCCGGACGCCGAGTACGACCGGTTGTTCCATGAGCTCAAGGCCCTCGAAGCGGCCAATCCCGAACTGATCACCAGCGACTCGCCGACCCAGCGCGTCGGCAGCGCGGCGCTGTCGGCGTTCACCCAGGTGCGCCACGAAGTGCCGATGCTCAGCCTCGGCAACGCCTTCGAAGAAACCGACATGCGCGAGTTTGATCGTCGGGTGACCGAAGGCCTCGACCTGCCGGCCGGCGACCTGTTCGGTGGCGGCGCGGCGGTGGAATACAGCTGCGAACCGAAACTCGATGGCCTGGCGGTCAGCCTGTTGTATCAGGACGGCGTACTGGTACGCGGCGCGACTCGCGGTGACGGCACCACCGGCGAAGATATCAGCGTCAACGTACGCACCGTGCGCAACATCCCGCTCAAGTTGCACGGCACTGGCTGGCCGGCGACGCTTGAAGTGCGCGGCGAAGTGTTCATGTCCAAGGCCGGTTTCGAACGGCTCAACGCCACGCAACTGGAAGTCGGCGGCAAGACCTTCGCCAATCCGCGTAATGCGGCGGCCGGCAGTTTGCGCCAGCTGGATTCGAAGATCACCGCCAACCGTCCACTGGAATTCTGCTGCTACGGCATCGGCCAGATTTCGGCCGACATTGCCGACACGCATATCGGCAATCTCAAGCAATTGCAGGTCTGGGGCATGCCGATCAGTCATGAGCTGAAACTGGCCCATGGCATCGATGAATGCCTGGATTACTACCGCGACATCGGTGAGCGCCGCAACGGTCTGGCCTATGAAATCGATGGCGTGGTGTTCAAGGTCAACAGCATTGCTTCGCAACGTGAATTGGGTTTCCGTGCACGCGAACCGCGTTGGGCGATTGCGCACAAATTTCCGGCGATGGAAGAGCTCACCGAATTGCTCGACGTGGAGTTCCAGGTCGGCCGCACCGGCGCGGTGACGCCGGTCGCTCGCTTGAAACCGGTCAAGGTCGCTGGCGTGACGGTGGCCAACGCGACGCTGCACAACATGGACGAAGTGGCGCGACTGGGTTTGATGATCGGCGACACGGTGATCATCCGCCGCGCTGGCGATGTGATCCCGCAAGTGGTGCAAGTTGTCCTTGAGCGTCGTCCAGAAGACGCACGGCCGGTGCAGATTCCCGAGCAATGCCCGGTGTGCGGCTCTCATGTCGAGCGCACGCAATTGGTCAAGCGCAGCAAAGGTCGCGAGACCGTCAGCGAAGGCGCGGTGTATCGCTGCGTCGGTCGTCTGGCCTGTGGTGCGCAGTTGAAGCAAGCGATCATCCACTTCGTCTCCCGTCGTGCCATGGACATCGAAGGCCTGGGCGACAAGAGCGTCGAGCAACTGGTGGATGAAGGCCTGGTGGGTTCGCCGGCCGATCTGTATGCGCTGAAGTTCGAAGACATTGTCGACCTGGAAGGCTTTGCCGAGCTGTCGAGCAAGAAGCTGCTCAGCGCCATCGAAGACAGCAAGCAGCAGAGCCTGGCGCGCTTCATTTACGCCCTCGGGATTCCCGATGTCGGCGAAGAGACGGCCAAGGTGCTGGCGCGTTCTCTGGGTTCGCTGGAGCGGGTTCAGCAGGCGTTGCCGCAAGTGTTGACGTACTTGCCGGATGTTGGGCTGGAAGTGGCTTACGAGATTCACAGCTTCTTTGAAGATGCGCATAACCAGCAGGTGATTGCCGAGCTGCTCAAGCACGGTTTGCAGATTCAGGATCAGGGCGAATTGGGCGCGGAGTTTTCTGCGAGCACCACGCTCGGCGGCTTCCTCGATAAGTTGCACATCCCTTCGGTGGGGCCGGGCGGTGCGCAGAAACTGGCGGACAAGTTTGGTTCACTGGAAGGCGTGTTTGGCGCCGACTGGCTGGACATGCGCCAGGCATTGCCGGAGAAACAGGCGAATTCGGTTCGCGAGTTTTTCGCTGTCGAAGAAAATCGCCAGATTGCCGAGGCGGCCGAGAAACAGTTGCGTGATTTCGGCATGCACTGGCAGAGCGAGAAGAAAGTCGTCGAAGGCTTGCCGCTGGCCGGGCAGACCTGGGTGTTGACTGGTTCGCTTGAGTTGATGAGTCGCGATGTGGCTAAGGAGAAGCTTGAGAGCCTCGGCGCCAAAGTGGCGGGTTCGGTGTCGGCCAAGACTCATTGCGTAGTGGCTGGCCCGGGGGCGGGCTCCAAGTTGGCCAAGGCCAATGAGCTGGGGTTGAAGGTGCTGGATGAAGAGGCGTTTGTGGTATTCCTGAAGGAACACAATATCTCTGTCTAAAGCGGACCTGTGGCGAGGGGGCTTGCCCCGTTGGAGCGCGAAGCGGTCCCCTTGGCATTTGCGCCTGCTGCGCAGTCGAACGGGAGCAAGCTCCCTCGCCACAGGCAAGCCCCCTCGCCACAATTATGGGAACGATCGGCTAGCCGAAATGATCTAGTCTTGGCACCCCTCAGGGAGAGTTCGCCATGTACCGTTTCTTCGAACAGCTCAGTTCCCGCATCGCCGCGCCTTTCATCAGCGAGAGTTCGCGCAACAGCAAGGTCTGGCATTGCCGCTGCGGACAGTCGCTGTTCTTTCGCAACAGTCAGTGCCTGGCCTGTTCGGCGGCGCTGGGCTATCAGCCGGAGCAGAGTCGCTTGTCGTCGCTGCAACCCGGCCCGCAAGCGGACACTTGGCTGCTTGATGCTGATCCCGAGGCCGGTGTATTGCGCCGCTGCGCCAATCTCGATTCCCCGGCCGCGTGTAACTGGCTGCTCCCAGCCAACGATCACGATGCGTTGTGCATCGCCTGTAGTCTGAATCACACCATCCCTGATCTATCGATTGCCGAAAACCCTGAGCGCTGGTGTAAGGTCGAAACGGCCAAGCGCCGATTGGTTGCGCAACTGGTCAGCCTCGGGTTGCAGGTCATCCCGAAAACCGTGGATGAAGAAACCGGCCTGGCCTTTGACTTCATCGGCATCAACCTCGAAGGCAAGCTGCCGACGACGGGGCACGCCAACGGCTTGATTACCCTCGATATCAAAGAAGCCGATGATGCTCACCGCGAACAGGTTCGGGTGCAGATGCACGAGCCGTATCGCACGTTGCTCGGGCACTTCCGTCATGAGGTCGGCCATTACTACTGGGATCGACTGATCGCCAACAGCCATTGGCTGGAACCGTTTCGTGGCTTGTTCGGCGACGATCGAGCGAGCTACGCCGAATCCCTTGAGCGGCATTACCAGCAAGGTGCGCCGCTGGACTGGGAGCAACATTACGTCAGCGCCTACGCGACGATGCATCCGTGGGAAGACTGGGCCGAAACCTGGGCGCACTACCTGCACATGATGGACGCCGTCGACACCGCCCTGGGCTTTGGCATGAGTGCCCGGGAAATCGACTTCGATTACCAGCCATTCCCGTCCAGCACCCTCTACGACCCGCAGCATCCTGGCGGCACGGCGTTCCTGTCGTTCGTCAATGCGTGGATCGAGTTGGCTGGCATGCTCAACGAATTGTCTCGGAGCATGGGGCAGCCGGATTTCTATCCGTTCGCGCTGCCGTCAGCGGTGATCGCCAAGCTGCACTTCATCCACCTGGTGATCCAGCAGGAGGGCGGCAGGGCGGATGAGGTGTTGGCGCAATAGGATCAAAAGATCGCAGCCTTCGGCAGCTCCTACACGTGCGATCTTTTTGGGTCGCTGCATGTCCTTGACGCTGCTCATATTTTTTAATCCTCCCGAACGGTTGTAACTTCGTCTCAGATAGGTACAATGGCGCCGTTCGCCGTGAGGTGAACGTCGTTATGGTGACCCCATCGGTCCCCCCGCAACGATTACCCGTGAACCTGGTCAGATCCGGAAGGAAGCAGCCACAGCGGGAACATTGTGTGCCGGGGTGTGGCTGATGGGGTTGCCTCCATAACGCCAAGTCCTCCGATTCAAGGCTTGCGCGCGCAATACCTTCCGATATCACTCGTTTTAAAAACCTTATTTTTTGTTCATCTGCTGCGCTGTCATGTAGCGGTTTTGTCGTGCCTGGCGTTTGCTTCTCCTGCGTTGCCAGCGTCACCCGGCAGCGCAGAAGGCCAATAGTCTTAAGAAGACTTGCGGCTGAACAGCTTGCGTACAAAACCTGCAATCACGAGCAGCCCCACGACCAGGAACTTCTTCGCTGCCAGCAGGAAGATACCGACCTTGGCAAACAATCCTGCCTTCGCTGCCAAACCGCCGCCTACCAGTGCTGCCAGGCCATAAGACGCCAGTTTATCGGTGCCAGGGCTGTAGTCGGTGTAGAGGTTGCCGTCGGTGAAGTTGGTGAAGGCGATGACTTTAGGCAGTTCTTGCTTGATGGTCGGCAGGTCCGCCAT is a window of Pseudomonas sp. 10S4 DNA encoding:
- the ligA gene encoding NAD-dependent DNA ligase LigA produces the protein MTAVKNRILELRAELDQHNYRYHVMDEPSIPDAEYDRLFHELKALEAANPELITSDSPTQRVGSAALSAFTQVRHEVPMLSLGNAFEETDMREFDRRVTEGLDLPAGDLFGGGAAVEYSCEPKLDGLAVSLLYQDGVLVRGATRGDGTTGEDISVNVRTVRNIPLKLHGTGWPATLEVRGEVFMSKAGFERLNATQLEVGGKTFANPRNAAAGSLRQLDSKITANRPLEFCCYGIGQISADIADTHIGNLKQLQVWGMPISHELKLAHGIDECLDYYRDIGERRNGLAYEIDGVVFKVNSIASQRELGFRAREPRWAIAHKFPAMEELTELLDVEFQVGRTGAVTPVARLKPVKVAGVTVANATLHNMDEVARLGLMIGDTVIIRRAGDVIPQVVQVVLERRPEDARPVQIPEQCPVCGSHVERTQLVKRSKGRETVSEGAVYRCVGRLACGAQLKQAIIHFVSRRAMDIEGLGDKSVEQLVDEGLVGSPADLYALKFEDIVDLEGFAELSSKKLLSAIEDSKQQSLARFIYALGIPDVGEETAKVLARSLGSLERVQQALPQVLTYLPDVGLEVAYEIHSFFEDAHNQQVIAELLKHGLQIQDQGELGAEFSASTTLGGFLDKLHIPSVGPGGAQKLADKFGSLEGVFGADWLDMRQALPEKQANSVREFFAVEENRQIAEAAEKQLRDFGMHWQSEKKVVEGLPLAGQTWVLTGSLELMSRDVAKEKLESLGAKVAGSVSAKTHCVVAGPGAGSKLAKANELGLKVLDEEAFVVFLKEHNISV
- the zipA gene encoding cell division protein ZipA, producing the protein MEIGLREWLIVIGIIVIAGILFDGWRRMRGGKGKLKFRLDRSLSNLPDEDTSAELLGPPRVLDTHKEPQLDEHDLPSVSMPAREPRESGSKRGKRGHGEPSQGDMNLSLDLDGGPSFSSRDDDFPDDAKSAPSVSEKDQPQAEEVLVISVICRDAAGFKGPALLQNILESGLRFGEMDIFHRHESMAGNGEVLFSMANAVKPGIFDLDDIDHFSTPAVSFFLGLPGPRHPKQAFDVMVAAARKLSQELNGELKDDQRSVLTAQTIEHYRQRIVEFERRALTQKR
- the smc gene encoding chromosome segregation protein SMC; amino-acid sequence: MRLKCIKLAGFKSFVDPTTVNFPSNMAAVVGPNGCGKSNIIDAVRWVMGESSAKNLRGESMTDVIFNGSTSRKPVSQASIELVFDNSDGTLLGEYAAYAEISIRRKVTRDSQTTYYLNGTKCRRRDITDIFLGTGLGPRSYSIIEQGMISKLIESKPEDLRNFIEEAAGISKYKERRRETENRIRRTHENLARLSDLREELERQLERLHRQAESARKYQEYKGEERQLKAQLSALRWQALNEQVGQREAIIGTQEITFEALVAEQRNADAAIERLRDGHHDLSERFNLVQGRFYSVGGDIARVEQSIQHGQQRLRQLQDDLKEAERARLETESHLGHDRTLLLTLGEELDLLTPEQEVTSAAAEEAAAALEESETTMHGWQEQWDTFNLTAAEPRRQSEVQQSRIQQLETSMERLADRQKRLGEERTLLSADPEDAAIMELSEQLAESEATLEDLQTSEEAQVEKLEQLRQELQHALTAQQQAQGDLQRLNGRLASLEALQQAALDPGTGTAEWLREQNLADRPRLAEGLKVEAGWELAVETVLGADLQAVLVDDFGDFDLAGFAQGDLRLLSPASEGVRVAGSLLDKVEAQIDLSPWLGQVKPVESLEQALALRAQLAPGESLISRDGYWVGRHFLRVRRASEAESGVLARGQEIQRLGLEREERETSVETLETQLQNLRAQQRQQENGREHLRRLLQDEARQQGELKAQLSAGKAKAEQLTLRRTRLDEELTELSEQRALEHENIGEARLQLQDALDSMALDTEQRELLLAQRDSLRERLDRVRQEARQHKDHAHQLAVRLGSLKAQHDSTRQALERLEMQSERLTEKREQLSLNLEEGEAPLEELRLKLEELLDKRMTVDEELKTAQMAMEDADRELRDAEKRRNQAEQQSQLIRGQLEHQRMEWQALTVRRKTLEDQLLEDGYDLHGVIATLVAEANEKEAEEELERIAARIARLGAINLAAIDEYTQQSERKRYLDAQNDDLVEALDTLENVIRKIDKETRNRFKDTFDQINAGIQALFPKVFGGGRAYLELTGEDLLDTGVTIMAQPPGKKNSTIHLLSGGEKALTALALVFAIFKLNPAPFCMLDEVDAPLDDANVGRYARLVKEMSQTVQFIYITHNKIAMEMADQLMGVTMHEPGCSRLVAVDVEEAMAMVDA
- a CDS encoding zinc-binding metallopeptidase family protein, translating into MYRFFEQLSSRIAAPFISESSRNSKVWHCRCGQSLFFRNSQCLACSAALGYQPEQSRLSSLQPGPQADTWLLDADPEAGVLRRCANLDSPAACNWLLPANDHDALCIACSLNHTIPDLSIAENPERWCKVETAKRRLVAQLVSLGLQVIPKTVDEETGLAFDFIGINLEGKLPTTGHANGLITLDIKEADDAHREQVRVQMHEPYRTLLGHFRHEVGHYYWDRLIANSHWLEPFRGLFGDDRASYAESLERHYQQGAPLDWEQHYVSAYATMHPWEDWAETWAHYLHMMDAVDTALGFGMSAREIDFDYQPFPSSTLYDPQHPGGTAFLSFVNAWIELAGMLNELSRSMGQPDFYPFALPSAVIAKLHFIHLVIQQEGGRADEVLAQ
- a CDS encoding GntR family transcriptional regulator, whose protein sequence is MTFKAPDSLAEQIAHHLAERIIRGEMKPGERIQEQKVTLALNVSRGSVREALLILERRHLIAILPRRGAHVTELTAHKVQSLCTLMSELYILLGNAVATGWQVQADLAPFVQIQQRLASSYERQDIRTFVDDSFSVMRAAYPFANNPYLQETVENLQPAMSRAYFLALEQRKAEMSEFLELFERLLAAVIARDFPQIREVLTAYAQRSSDLVVSALTDA
- the xdhA gene encoding xanthine dehydrogenase small subunit, which codes for MIQFLLNQELRSEHALDPNLTVLNYLRDHVGKPGTKEGCASGDCGACTVVVGELQTDDDGREHIRYRSLNSCLTFVSSLHGKQLISVEDLKYKGELHSVQKAMVECHGSQCGFCTPGFVMSLFALQKNSDEPDSHKAHEALAGNLCRCTGYRPILQAAEQSCCAKQPDQFDAREAETIARLKSIAPTDIGELNSGDKRCLVPLTVADLADLYDAYPQARLLAGGTDLALEVTQFHRTLPVMIYVGNVAEMKRIERFDDRLEIGAATALSDCYDALKTEYPDFGELLQRFASLQIRNQGTLGGNIGNASPIGDSPPLLIALGAQIVLCKGETRRTLAIEDYFIDYRVTARQESEFIEKIIVPRASAEQLFRAYKVSKRLDDDISAVCAAFNLRIDNGVIADARVAFGGMAATPKRAKTCEAVLLGATWNNDTVERACAALAEDFTPLSDFRASKEYRLLSAQNLLRKYFIELQTPHIETRVTAYV